One Gimesia aquarii DNA segment encodes these proteins:
- a CDS encoding SDR family NAD(P)-dependent oxidoreductase, with protein MSEANIHPQRFQNRVALVTGGSRGIGRACCLRLAKEGARVAVSYRSGQKDAEETLRQIQTIGGTGMVVQGDVSDSEQVDQMIGKVEAQLGEVELLVNNSGIFHYESHTELTEDSWRQMLDVNLTGTFLVTWRVKEGMLKRQFGRIVNLSSLSGLQPRPMAIAYAVSKAGMISFTQSTATAWAGDNIRVNAVAPGLIETEILSNIDKSDLEKIIEATPIPRMGTPEEVAAMVSFLLSDESDFTTGQTLVLSGGRGMLP; from the coding sequence ATGTCAGAAGCAAATATTCATCCACAGAGATTTCAAAACCGAGTTGCCTTAGTCACCGGAGGATCTCGTGGAATTGGGCGGGCCTGTTGCTTACGGCTGGCGAAAGAAGGAGCGCGCGTTGCCGTAAGTTATCGCAGTGGTCAAAAGGATGCAGAAGAAACCTTACGACAGATTCAAACAATCGGAGGCACTGGTATGGTTGTGCAAGGCGATGTCTCCGACAGTGAGCAAGTCGATCAAATGATTGGCAAAGTCGAAGCACAGCTGGGAGAAGTCGAACTGTTGGTCAATAACTCGGGAATCTTCCATTATGAGTCGCATACCGAATTGACGGAAGACTCGTGGCGTCAGATGCTGGATGTGAATCTGACGGGCACATTTCTTGTCACATGGCGGGTGAAAGAAGGAATGCTGAAACGCCAGTTTGGTCGCATTGTCAACTTAAGCTCACTTTCCGGTCTGCAGCCACGTCCGATGGCGATCGCTTATGCGGTCAGTAAAGCAGGTATGATCTCGTTCACACAAAGTACGGCGACCGCCTGGGCAGGCGACAATATTCGCGTGAATGCGGTCGCACCGGGATTAATCGAAACCGAAATTCTCTCGAATATCGACAAAAGCGATCTTGAAAAAATTATTGAGGCCACTCCAATTCCACGGATGGGAACCCCGGAAGAGGTTGCGGCAATGGTCTCATTCTTACTCTCCGACGAGAGTGACTTCACAACAGGCCAAACACTCGTGCTCAGCGGCGGACGAGGTATGTTACCATAG
- a CDS encoding carboxymuconolactone decarboxylase family protein — protein MAYDDTLIVDHIKQTHNTELLSEREKHLVGLAVTMTRGCQVCTRNRIEKAHNIGISDDELNALVAVTAAVNSGVTGATARVALGMREQEQTAECGDVCSPNPE, from the coding sequence ATGGCTTATGACGATACTTTGATTGTGGATCACATCAAACAGACGCACAATACAGAACTGTTGAGTGAACGAGAGAAACATCTGGTGGGCCTGGCTGTGACAATGACACGCGGTTGTCAGGTCTGCACCCGCAACCGAATCGAAAAAGCCCACAACATCGGAATCTCCGACGACGAACTCAACGCACTCGTGGCAGTGACAGCTGCCGTTAATAGCGGCGTCACCGGAGCCACAGCGCGCGTGGCGCTCGGTATGCGTGAGCAGGAACAGACAGCAGAATGTGGCGACGTCTGCTCACCGAACCCAGAGTGA
- a CDS encoding TetR/AcrR family transcriptional regulator produces MRTLKQPRAIETRDRILHEAAQLFALKGFHDTKVGEIIKAAEVTSGAFFHHFQGKEELGFAVIDRHMEQRRQALDRIEKRLTTSYDNDPLEEVFLRLDAVSAMIIQRRNRKGGCLIGNLSTTLSDTHPAFRKQLGKCFDEMASEFQVRLDEAAAKHNLSNDQDTWEVARYIVSVIEGAIMLTRTHRDINLIERQMQYLKEDLKRSFHTA; encoded by the coding sequence ATGCGAACGCTAAAACAACCGCGGGCGATCGAAACACGTGATCGCATTCTGCATGAAGCAGCGCAACTGTTTGCATTGAAAGGCTTTCATGACACTAAAGTCGGTGAAATCATCAAAGCTGCCGAAGTGACCAGCGGTGCCTTCTTTCATCATTTTCAAGGCAAGGAAGAACTGGGATTCGCCGTAATCGACCGCCATATGGAACAACGACGTCAAGCGTTGGACCGAATTGAAAAACGTCTCACTACCTCCTATGACAACGATCCGTTGGAAGAAGTCTTTCTACGTCTGGATGCTGTGAGTGCGATGATCATCCAACGTCGGAACCGCAAAGGAGGCTGCCTGATCGGGAATCTCAGTACGACTCTGAGTGATACACATCCTGCGTTTCGCAAACAGCTGGGAAAGTGTTTTGACGAGATGGCTTCCGAATTTCAGGTTCGCCTGGATGAAGCAGCCGCGAAACATAATTTATCAAACGATCAGGACACCTGGGAGGTAGCCCGCTATATCGTGAGCGTCATTGAAGGTGCGATTATGCTCACCCGGACTCATCGCGATATCAACCTCATCGAACGACAGATGCAGTACCTGAAAGAAGATCTCAAACGATCGTTTCACACCGCCTGA
- a CDS encoding DUF1549 domain-containing protein — MNLRSIQRVVCLATLIVAVTDLPLFAKIPLHQQIDSLVGVGNEQFEKNASKPADDATFLRRVTLDLTGTIPSVDEVRAFLNDQSTDKRTQLVDRLLASPEHARRLQYFFDTMMMERRRDKYIPAAQWRNYLRTSFSENKPWDVLVHEILSADGTDEKTRPAAKFLLDRELKAEEVTRDLGRVFLGRDLQCAQCHDHPNVNDYLQRHYHGLNAFLNRSYLFKDPKTKKASIGEKAEGLVSFTSVFTKEEGKTAPRMLDLPEIADPPMPKDPYKVKPAKNVRSVPVYSRRLQLANAMTNPTNVAFQQNIVNRLWAMMMGRGLVEPLDMWHADNPPSNPKLLNLLTESLRKNKYNIRLMLREMALTKTYQRSSHVAKDAKIPEETSFSVALLKPLSPEQLAWSMMQATGLTEKTLHSLKAKQSKADAKKGQKKTEDPQWQEEALHDALSRNVTAFVTTFGIVGAQTSQFDASANQALFLRNGLLLQSWLVPSKNNLTARLKKLKTSDQIAEELYLSVFSRHPNKIEKAQVAAYLNETQAQSNQSLQQLVWAALASDEFRFNH, encoded by the coding sequence ATGAATTTACGCTCCATTCAACGGGTTGTTTGTTTGGCAACACTGATTGTTGCCGTGACGGACTTGCCGCTCTTTGCCAAGATTCCCCTGCATCAACAGATCGATTCTCTTGTTGGTGTCGGAAATGAACAGTTCGAAAAGAATGCCAGCAAACCAGCCGATGATGCCACATTTTTGCGAAGGGTCACACTCGATTTAACGGGAACCATCCCGTCTGTTGACGAAGTCCGCGCGTTCCTGAACGATCAGTCAACCGACAAACGAACGCAACTGGTCGACCGCTTACTTGCCTCTCCTGAACATGCAAGGCGACTGCAATACTTTTTCGATACGATGATGATGGAACGGCGTCGTGACAAATATATTCCTGCTGCACAATGGCGGAATTATTTACGAACCTCGTTTTCAGAAAACAAACCCTGGGATGTGTTGGTTCACGAGATTTTATCAGCTGATGGAACCGATGAAAAAACACGGCCGGCGGCCAAGTTTTTACTCGATCGTGAATTAAAGGCTGAAGAAGTCACTCGCGATTTAGGACGCGTGTTTTTGGGACGCGACTTACAATGTGCCCAATGTCACGATCATCCCAACGTCAATGATTATCTGCAACGGCACTACCACGGCTTAAACGCGTTTTTGAATCGCAGCTATCTCTTCAAAGATCCGAAAACGAAAAAGGCTTCCATTGGCGAAAAGGCAGAAGGTCTGGTTTCGTTTACATCGGTATTTACTAAGGAAGAAGGTAAGACCGCTCCTCGCATGCTCGATTTGCCTGAGATCGCTGACCCACCGATGCCAAAAGACCCCTATAAAGTCAAGCCAGCCAAAAATGTGCGTTCGGTACCCGTTTATAGTCGCAGATTGCAGTTAGCCAATGCGATGACGAACCCGACAAACGTTGCCTTTCAACAAAACATCGTCAACCGGTTGTGGGCGATGATGATGGGCCGTGGTTTGGTGGAACCACTTGATATGTGGCACGCAGACAACCCTCCTTCGAATCCTAAACTGCTCAATTTGTTAACCGAATCGTTACGCAAAAACAAATACAACATCCGCTTGATGCTTCGCGAAATGGCGCTAACAAAAACCTATCAACGTAGTAGTCATGTTGCCAAAGACGCTAAAATTCCGGAAGAGACCAGTTTTAGTGTTGCGTTGTTGAAGCCTTTGTCTCCTGAGCAACTCGCCTGGTCAATGATGCAGGCAACCGGGCTCACGGAAAAAACGCTTCACAGCCTCAAAGCAAAACAGTCCAAAGCGGATGCCAAAAAAGGGCAGAAAAAAACGGAAGACCCCCAGTGGCAGGAAGAGGCTTTGCACGATGCTTTAAGTAGAAACGTAACTGCCTTTGTGACAACATTTGGCATTGTGGGAGCGCAAACTTCACAGTTTGATGCATCAGCCAATCAGGCACTTTTCTTACGAAACGGTCTGTTACTGCAATCCTGGCTGGTTCCTTCTAAAAACAATCTCACGGCCCGGCTCAAGAAACTGAAAACCTCAGATCAAATTGCAGAGGAACTTTACTTGTCTGTCTTTTCGCGTCATCCCAACAAAATCGAAAAGGCACAAGTTGCGGCATATTTAAATGAGACTCAAGCACAATCAAATCAAAGCTTGCAGCAATTGGTTTGGGCGGCACTTGCTTCTGACGAATTTCGATTTAATCATTAA
- a CDS encoding sugar phosphate isomerase/epimerase family protein: MSISRREFLSSSAAAATVLGATSSGTAGEKEPVQAQPRRARIGISTYSYWRYNARTKLSIEKCIDLAAESGFDGVEVLHVQMKGESNKKLQNIKRRAFLHGIDLCGFSTHQGFVSPDKARRQKNVEKTLHQIELAYQMGIPTMRVNTGGWGTSANFDELMRNRGIEPRLKGYTDEDAYGWVIGSLEQCLKKAEECGVLLGLENHWGMARTPEGLMHIVNAIDSPWLQVTMDTGNFLEDPYEKLEQIAPKTVYVQAKTYYGGGKWYTLNLDYSRIAQILKKQNYQGYITLEFEGKEDYETAIPKSLAMLRNAFDG; this comes from the coding sequence ATGTCTATCAGCCGTCGAGAATTTCTCAGCAGTTCCGCAGCCGCCGCAACAGTCTTGGGTGCGACCTCATCTGGTACCGCGGGAGAAAAAGAACCAGTTCAAGCGCAACCACGTCGGGCCAGGATTGGGATCTCTACGTATTCGTATTGGCGCTACAATGCGCGTACCAAGCTGTCGATTGAAAAATGTATCGATCTGGCGGCGGAATCCGGTTTTGATGGCGTGGAAGTGTTGCACGTGCAGATGAAAGGCGAATCGAATAAGAAACTGCAAAACATCAAGCGCCGTGCGTTTCTACACGGGATTGATTTGTGTGGATTTTCAACTCACCAGGGCTTTGTATCTCCCGACAAAGCGAGACGCCAGAAAAATGTAGAGAAGACCTTACATCAGATTGAATTGGCTTATCAAATGGGGATTCCCACGATGCGCGTCAATACAGGCGGGTGGGGGACCTCTGCCAATTTTGATGAGTTGATGCGTAATCGTGGCATCGAACCCCGATTGAAAGGGTACACCGATGAAGACGCCTATGGCTGGGTGATTGGCAGTCTGGAACAATGTTTGAAAAAAGCAGAAGAGTGCGGCGTTCTACTCGGGCTGGAAAACCACTGGGGAATGGCACGCACACCTGAAGGGTTAATGCACATTGTAAATGCCATCGATTCCCCCTGGCTGCAAGTCACCATGGACACCGGCAACTTTCTGGAAGACCCGTACGAAAAACTGGAACAAATTGCCCCGAAGACCGTTTACGTACAAGCCAAAACCTACTACGGCGGCGGGAAATGGTATACGTTGAATCTGGATTACAGTCGCATCGCCCAAATATTGAAAAAACAGAATTACCAAGGCTACATCACGCTGGAATTCGAAGGCAAAGAAGATTACGAAACTGCGATTCCCAAATCACTGGCGATGCTCCGCAACGCCTTTGATGGTTGA
- a CDS encoding WD40 repeat domain-containing protein — MNAKQSDTSDAIVAQKPVVDYDLIDPTKTHRVAQFKHEFPLTSCRVDPKGRFVVAGAQDLDIQVWDLSTKAKRTLKGHTSWVRSFDFSSDGNTLYSACWGGEIKVWNMTDTEPKPTMTIPAHKGSARWVRVSPDQTKLATCGNDLLVKVWNIKDGKLLQTFKGHERHVYAVDFHPDGQHLVSQDLMGFIKIWDMKTGKEARGIDATVMTGYDKKFAADMGGARDLQFSPDGSELASAGITNVVNSFAGVQDPIIMLFDWKTGKEKAQLKPEKTFQGIAWGVRYHPDGFLIGAGANRSGKGELWFYKPGEKEFFHTLKLSSAARGLDLLADGRHLVVPHSDGSVYTYRMTAEAKKTKT; from the coding sequence ATGAACGCGAAGCAATCTGATACATCCGATGCCATCGTCGCTCAAAAACCTGTCGTCGATTATGATTTGATCGACCCCACAAAAACTCATCGGGTCGCGCAATTTAAACATGAATTTCCACTCACTTCCTGTCGGGTCGATCCGAAAGGTCGCTTTGTTGTCGCCGGTGCGCAAGATTTAGATATCCAGGTTTGGGATTTGAGTACCAAAGCCAAGCGTACGTTGAAAGGGCATACCAGTTGGGTGCGATCTTTCGATTTTTCGTCTGATGGTAATACGCTTTATTCAGCCTGCTGGGGCGGTGAGATCAAAGTCTGGAATATGACAGATACCGAACCAAAACCAACGATGACCATTCCTGCTCACAAAGGTTCGGCGCGCTGGGTTCGTGTTTCTCCCGATCAGACCAAACTTGCCACATGCGGTAACGACTTGTTAGTCAAGGTTTGGAATATCAAGGATGGCAAATTACTCCAGACGTTTAAAGGTCATGAACGTCATGTGTACGCAGTTGACTTTCATCCTGATGGTCAACACCTGGTCTCCCAGGACTTGATGGGGTTCATTAAAATCTGGGACATGAAAACCGGTAAAGAGGCCCGCGGCATTGATGCCACCGTGATGACCGGCTACGACAAAAAATTCGCCGCCGATATGGGAGGTGCCCGCGACTTGCAATTCAGCCCGGATGGCAGTGAACTGGCGAGTGCGGGAATTACAAATGTCGTCAACTCATTTGCCGGCGTGCAAGACCCCATTATCATGCTGTTCGACTGGAAAACCGGCAAAGAAAAAGCACAACTTAAACCTGAAAAAACATTTCAGGGAATCGCGTGGGGTGTGCGTTATCATCCCGATGGGTTCCTCATCGGTGCAGGTGCCAATCGTAGCGGCAAAGGGGAACTTTGGTTCTATAAGCCAGGCGAGAAAGAGTTCTTTCACACGCTCAAACTTTCTTCTGCGGCCCGTGGCCTCGACCTCTTGGCCGATGGGCGACATCTGGTCGTCCCTCACTCCGACGGATCAGTCTACACCTATCGCATGACTGCCGAAGCAAAGAAAACTAAAACATAA
- a CDS encoding catalase produces MNNKPKLTTTGGAPIADNQNSITAGPRGPVLLQDYQLIEKLAHQNRERIAERVVHAKGWGAFGTLTIEHDISKYTKAKVLQPGAQTEMIARFSTVAGEAGAADAERDVRGFALKFYTEEGNWDLVGNNTPVFFVRDAYKFPDFIHTQKRHPRTNLRSPTAMWDFWSLSPESLHQVTILFSDRGLPISVRHINGYGSHTFSLINDQNERFWVKFHFKTEQGHKHWTNEEAEQVVGKTRESTQEDLFYAIEKGDFPKWKFQVQIMPETDADLTPYNPFDLTKVWPHSDYPCIDVGTMELNRNPDNYFAEIEQASFSPSNIVPGIGFSPDKMLQARIFSYADAHRHRLGTHYESLPVNAPKCPVHHYHKDGAMCFKSNGTNSDAYYEPNSFNGPVEQPDVAEPPLKISGDADRYDHREGNDDYAQPRALFNLFDDGQKARLFSNIAAAMQGVPDEIVERQLKHFELVDPAYAAGVREALKG; encoded by the coding sequence ATGAATAATAAGCCAAAACTGACCACAACAGGCGGCGCGCCGATCGCCGATAATCAAAATTCAATCACAGCAGGCCCCCGTGGTCCGGTTCTGTTACAGGATTACCAGTTGATCGAAAAACTGGCTCATCAAAATCGCGAGCGGATCGCGGAACGGGTTGTGCATGCCAAAGGCTGGGGCGCGTTTGGGACATTGACCATCGAACATGACATCAGCAAGTATACCAAAGCGAAAGTGCTGCAGCCGGGAGCTCAAACCGAAATGATCGCGCGCTTCTCGACAGTGGCTGGCGAAGCAGGTGCCGCCGACGCAGAGCGGGATGTGCGTGGATTCGCCTTGAAGTTCTATACGGAAGAAGGAAACTGGGACCTGGTCGGCAATAACACCCCGGTCTTCTTTGTGCGAGACGCTTATAAGTTTCCCGATTTTATCCATACACAGAAGCGGCACCCGCGCACTAATTTACGTTCCCCCACCGCAATGTGGGATTTCTGGTCGCTCTCACCAGAATCATTGCATCAGGTCACGATCCTGTTTTCAGATCGTGGGTTGCCGATCAGTGTGCGTCATATCAATGGTTATGGGAGCCACACTTTTAGTTTGATCAACGATCAGAACGAGCGGTTCTGGGTCAAATTTCATTTCAAAACAGAGCAGGGGCATAAACACTGGACGAACGAAGAAGCCGAGCAGGTTGTCGGCAAGACGCGTGAAAGTACTCAGGAAGACTTATTCTATGCCATCGAAAAAGGTGACTTTCCTAAATGGAAGTTTCAGGTACAGATCATGCCGGAAACCGATGCCGACCTGACGCCTTATAATCCGTTCGACCTGACCAAAGTCTGGCCGCACAGTGATTATCCCTGTATCGATGTCGGTACCATGGAATTGAATCGCAATCCGGATAATTACTTCGCGGAGATCGAACAGGCCTCGTTTTCTCCGTCCAATATCGTGCCGGGCATCGGATTTTCTCCTGATAAAATGTTGCAAGCCCGCATCTTCTCCTACGCGGACGCACACCGTCATCGTTTGGGCACGCATTATGAATCGCTACCGGTCAACGCACCGAAGTGCCCCGTGCACCACTATCATAAAGACGGTGCGATGTGCTTTAAGTCGAACGGTACGAATTCGGATGCGTACTACGAACCAAACTCCTTCAACGGACCTGTAGAGCAACCCGATGTAGCAGAGCCCCCACTCAAAATCTCAGGTGATGCCGACCGCTATGATCATCGTGAAGGCAACGACGATTATGCACAACCACGTGCTTTGTTCAACCTGTTTGACGACGGGCAGAAAGCTCGCTTGTTCTCGAACATCGCCGCAGCCATGCAGGGTGTTCCCGATGAGATTGTGGAACGACAGCTCAAGCATTTCGAACTGGTTGATCCTGCTTATGCAGCCGGTGTGCGAGAGGCTCTGAAAGGTTGA
- a CDS encoding DUF1501 domain-containing protein, with the protein MRRNQGCHQLDHQLARRQFLAGAASGAVGLGLLGSPANAEKIKGQHKRVLQLYLQGGVSQLESWDPKPGTEFGGPFRAIPTSVPGMHISELLPYTAQRMHLLSIVRSINLKTNDHGQGRLFMEKGRRAGEFPYVGSIASKYLAPANSELPGYIHISTRGLNDSTAAFLGAQHAQLKFEGVKPPKNLAIPKGLDQTTDARRVQLRQQFNKQFGRGRTKSMTESFDASFIQAAKLMGRKSFFEKPPAQKDLERYGTHDFGRNCLLARALLENDATCVKVTHHGYDSHAENFNFHLEQLGEFDKTFAMLLDDLHERGLLESTLVMVYSEFGRTPKINVRYGRDHWGTAWSIALGGCGIQPGAIIGKTNEKGTAVADREVDAGHLFHTYLQALGIDSTGDHEIAGRSIPIGDPTAQPIKELLA; encoded by the coding sequence ATGCGACGAAATCAAGGCTGTCATCAACTGGATCATCAATTGGCACGACGTCAGTTTTTGGCGGGAGCCGCCAGTGGCGCTGTCGGCTTAGGTTTGCTGGGCTCGCCTGCCAACGCGGAAAAAATCAAAGGTCAGCACAAACGCGTCTTGCAACTCTACCTGCAGGGTGGCGTCAGTCAGTTAGAATCGTGGGACCCCAAACCGGGAACCGAATTTGGAGGACCCTTTCGCGCCATTCCAACTTCAGTTCCAGGCATGCACATTTCCGAACTCTTGCCGTACACTGCGCAACGCATGCATTTACTGTCGATCGTCCGTAGTATCAATTTAAAAACGAACGACCATGGACAAGGTCGCTTGTTCATGGAAAAAGGGAGAAGAGCAGGTGAGTTTCCCTATGTTGGCTCAATTGCTTCGAAATACCTTGCACCCGCCAATAGTGAACTGCCTGGTTATATTCATATTTCGACACGTGGGCTAAACGATAGCACGGCAGCCTTTCTGGGGGCTCAGCATGCCCAATTGAAATTTGAAGGAGTCAAACCTCCCAAGAACTTAGCGATACCAAAAGGTCTTGATCAAACCACCGATGCTCGCAGAGTTCAGCTCAGACAGCAATTCAATAAGCAGTTTGGACGGGGACGTACGAAATCAATGACGGAATCGTTCGATGCTTCGTTTATTCAGGCTGCGAAACTGATGGGCCGTAAGTCATTCTTCGAGAAGCCACCCGCACAAAAAGATCTGGAACGATACGGCACACACGACTTCGGCCGAAACTGTTTACTGGCTCGCGCCTTACTTGAAAACGATGCGACCTGTGTCAAAGTGACGCACCACGGCTACGATTCCCATGCCGAGAATTTTAATTTCCATCTCGAACAACTGGGCGAGTTCGACAAAACCTTTGCGATGTTGCTAGATGATTTACACGAACGGGGTTTGTTGGAAAGCACGTTAGTGATGGTCTATTCCGAATTCGGTCGGACTCCTAAAATTAATGTGCGCTATGGTCGCGACCACTGGGGCACCGCTTGGTCAATAGCTCTAGGTGGTTGTGGTATTCAACCGGGGGCCATCATTGGAAAAACCAATGAGAAAGGCACCGCCGTCGCTGACCGCGAAGTCGATGCCGGTCACCTGTTCCACACCTACCTGCAAGCGCTCGGTATTGATTCGACCGGTGATCACGAAATTGCCGGGCGCTCGATTCCCATTGGCGATCCTACTGCACAACCCATTAAGGAGTTGTTGGCATGA
- a CDS encoding 4-oxalomesaconate tautomerase codes for MEDTESIRSALPDRMESMPQFAIPCLFMRGGTSRGPYLLASDLPADVTSRDRVLLAMMGSPDARQIDGIGGGDSLTSKVAILSPSQQPDCDIDYLFAQVKVTESAVDTSANCGNILSGVGPAAILRDLVPVQDDTTTVRVFNTNTKTRINVNVQTPQGQVEFAGDARIDGVPGTAAPIQLEFLDVLGPRTGDVFPTGSRTDEIEGVPVTCIDSANPTILLHAEALGEDGHERPEELDADHPMLVRLESIRRAASLKMGLGDATGRVTPKVALLSPPREGGHVCSRYFVPDHCHAAHAITGAISIAVAAAFDGTVAESITGHESGNQCTVVVEHPAGHVDIVLKLDPKSDGQQHVLSASVLRTARLLMEGQVFVPAVALE; via the coding sequence ATGGAAGATACCGAATCAATTCGTTCTGCGTTGCCGGATAGAATGGAATCGATGCCCCAGTTTGCTATACCCTGTTTATTCATGCGTGGTGGTACCTCGCGAGGCCCTTATCTGCTCGCTTCTGACCTTCCCGCAGATGTCACCAGCCGTGACCGCGTACTACTGGCAATGATGGGCTCGCCTGACGCACGACAGATTGATGGCATTGGAGGTGGTGACTCGCTCACCAGCAAAGTAGCGATCCTCTCACCTTCTCAACAACCAGACTGTGACATCGACTACCTGTTTGCCCAGGTTAAGGTGACCGAGTCCGCAGTAGACACATCTGCCAACTGCGGCAACATCCTCTCTGGTGTAGGTCCCGCCGCAATTTTGCGAGACCTTGTACCGGTTCAAGACGATACAACAACTGTACGCGTTTTTAATACGAATACCAAAACCAGAATCAACGTCAACGTACAAACACCCCAAGGTCAGGTCGAGTTTGCGGGTGATGCGCGCATCGATGGTGTCCCGGGAACAGCCGCACCGATTCAACTTGAGTTCCTTGACGTTCTGGGACCACGTACGGGGGATGTTTTTCCCACCGGTTCTCGTACTGATGAAATCGAAGGCGTACCTGTGACCTGCATCGACAGTGCCAACCCGACAATCCTGCTCCACGCCGAAGCACTTGGTGAGGATGGTCACGAACGACCGGAGGAACTGGACGCCGACCATCCAATGCTTGTGCGACTGGAATCGATTCGTCGCGCGGCATCGCTTAAGATGGGACTCGGAGACGCGACGGGGCGCGTTACGCCCAAAGTGGCTCTTCTCTCACCACCGCGCGAAGGGGGACATGTCTGCTCTCGCTATTTTGTCCCAGACCACTGTCACGCCGCACACGCGATTACGGGAGCGATTTCAATTGCTGTCGCTGCAGCCTTTGATGGAACAGTTGCAGAGTCGATCACAGGACACGAATCAGGAAATCAATGCACGGTTGTTGTTGAGCATCCGGCAGGCCATGTCGATATTGTTCTGAAACTTGATCCAAAGTCTGATGGACAACAACATGTGCTCAGTGCCAGCGTCCTGAGAACAGCGCGTCTGCTCATGGAAGGTCAGGTATTCGTTCCCGCTGTAGCACTCGAATAA
- a CDS encoding 2-keto-4-pentenoate hydratase has product MNPTERSMTLCQERATRQLADYDSHRPGTIFAEGVMLNTAEGYQLQSAVAELRQQRGERIIGYKVGCTSPKIRSQLGIDHCVSGRLYDSELHKSGAVLSRKEYANLAIEGELAIELSREPTPEDFSEMKLPACVACLFPVVELHNLVMQGEQPSAGELIAHNALHAGIVRATGISPEEASGETSLAIFANAQLLEECRGPSLIQTIHTSLKWLMEMMRTRDDRLCAGQIILTGSIPSLIPIEEDCHIHVEAPPFGRVEVEFTT; this is encoded by the coding sequence ATGAATCCAACCGAACGATCCATGACTCTGTGCCAAGAGCGGGCAACTCGGCAACTTGCTGACTACGATAGTCATCGACCCGGTACGATATTCGCTGAAGGAGTCATGTTGAACACTGCCGAAGGTTACCAGCTTCAATCAGCGGTCGCTGAGTTGCGGCAACAAAGAGGTGAGCGAATCATCGGTTACAAAGTCGGTTGTACATCGCCCAAAATACGATCACAACTGGGAATTGACCATTGTGTCTCTGGCAGATTATATGATTCGGAACTACACAAATCAGGGGCAGTACTGTCCCGCAAAGAATACGCAAACCTTGCAATCGAAGGCGAATTAGCGATAGAGCTTTCGCGTGAACCGACACCGGAAGATTTTTCCGAAATGAAACTACCCGCATGTGTGGCGTGTCTGTTTCCTGTCGTCGAGTTGCACAACCTGGTGATGCAAGGGGAACAGCCCTCCGCGGGAGAACTGATTGCGCACAACGCACTTCACGCCGGAATTGTTAGAGCAACAGGTATCAGCCCTGAAGAAGCCTCTGGTGAGACATCACTGGCAATTTTTGCAAATGCGCAATTACTTGAGGAGTGCAGGGGACCTTCACTGATTCAGACAATTCACACATCTCTGAAATGGTTGATGGAAATGATGCGGACTCGCGATGATCGACTCTGTGCAGGTCAAATAATATTAACCGGATCGATCCCGAGTCTGATTCCTATTGAAGAAGACTGTCATATCCACGTCGAAGCACCGCCCTTTGGTCGTGTAGAAGTAGAGTTTACTACCTGA
- a CDS encoding thioesterase family protein, giving the protein MKDVVKIGTVGEERFVVSEEHLIDFAHDGMPQILCTPWLIWFLEHAARKAMLPLLEPGESTVGMVVNVEHIAATPLGAEVVCSARVIYTDGPVISFQFEAHDEHEQIARGTHKLHVIQAARLAKKVESKQRRD; this is encoded by the coding sequence ATGAAAGATGTCGTAAAAATCGGTACGGTTGGTGAGGAACGGTTTGTCGTAAGCGAAGAACATCTCATCGATTTTGCTCATGATGGAATGCCTCAGATTTTGTGCACACCGTGGTTGATCTGGTTTCTGGAGCACGCGGCTCGTAAAGCCATGCTACCTCTGCTTGAACCAGGCGAGAGCACTGTCGGTATGGTCGTCAACGTCGAACACATCGCGGCGACACCTCTGGGAGCAGAGGTCGTCTGCAGCGCGCGGGTGATCTACACCGATGGGCCGGTGATTTCATTTCAATTTGAGGCTCATGACGAACACGAACAAATCGCCCGTGGCACACACAAACTGCATGTCATTCAGGCCGCGCGCCTTGCCAAAAAAGTAGAAAGCAAGCAGCGACGAGACTAA